The nucleotide window AGTCGTGAATAGTCTGATTTACCAATGGATGATCCGGAATCTCCCTTTCCCCTGTAATATTCTCTTGACATGCTAATTGATCGGGAAAGACCAGAGCAAGAAGGTCCTCCGATTGAATCCGCTGGATTGCGGGAGGTACTTTCTTTCCGGCTCTGCGCCTCAACACGGCAAGCGCCCGAGATGCATTCCAGCGCCATCGCACTCCAAACATAGGAGAATCAAGTAGTGCCTGGGTTAAAACATGTCGAACAGTCTTAGGGCTGAGATAATAAAAGACCTCATCCAGAGGGAAACTATGAGTGGCTCCCAGGGATAGAATCATTGAATCTTCTGTAGCAGCCGCCTGAAGCTCAAAATTGAATTTTCTGCAAAATCGTTTTCTAAGGGCCAGTCCCCATGCACGGTTGAGTCTGTTACCGAATGGAGAATGAATGACGAGATGCATCGCTCCGGCCTCATCAAAAAAACGCTCCATGACTAGTGTTTCTTGTGACGGCATTACTCCGAAAGTAGCCTTGACAGCGGCAAGATAGGTCACCAATTGATCGGCTGCTTCTTGACTCAAGCCGACTTGACGCTCTAACCATTCCAAAGATTCTTTTTTCCATTCATCATTTAACAGCAGCTCCGCATTATCATCGGCATTTTTTAATTTATCGAGATCTCCAACGCGACCTGAGATTTCCTCCCTTAATCTGGAAACCGCAAACGAGACTTCAGCAGTCCTCGCAGGTGCTTCCCCAAACCAGAACGGAATCGTCGGTGGCTGACCTTCTGCATCTTCAACACGCACTTTACCTCCTTGGACGCCTAAGATTCTCCACGAGTTATTGCCCAAGAGGAATATATCTCCTGCCACGCTTTCAATCGCGAAGTCTTCATTAACAGTTCCGATAAATGTATTCGTCGGTTCGAGAATCACATCGTAATCAAAATTATCCGGAATGGCCCCACCTGAAACAAGTGCCGTAAGACGTGCGCCCCTTCGACCCCTCAGTCTACCATTTACAATATCATGATGAATATAAGCTCCTCTCCTGCCTTTCTGTGTCGCATACCCTTTGGAAAGCATATCAATCACATCGTCAAACTCTTTACGTGAAAGATTCCTATATGGATAAGCGCCACAAACCAGATTATACATCTCCGGTTCTCCGCACTCCGTTGACGAGACCTCTGCGACGATCTGCTGGGCAAGAATATCAAGAGGCTTTTCCGGCATGATCGTACTATCCAGTTCCCCACGTCCTACCGCATCTAGCAGGGCCGCACACTCGACGAGTTCATCCAGCGATAGGGGAAATAGCCTCCCCTTTGGAGTTCCTTTTATGGTATGACCAGATCGCCCCACTCGCTGTAATAGTATGGCTATAGATCTGGGTGAGCCAATCTGGCATACGAGATCTATCGAGCCAATATCTATTCCAAGCTCTAGTGATGAAGTTGCAACCAATGCTCTGAGCGAGCCTGATTTCAACCGCTGTTCCGCATGTAAACGGATCTCTTTTGATATGCTTCCGTGATGTGCGGCGACAACTTCAGTACCAAGCCTTTCCGTTAAATTGTGTGTCATTCTTTCGGCTAAGCGTCTTGTATTTACGAAGATCAGAGTTGTCTTGTGCTCATTGATTAGTTCGTCCAACCTTTCATAAATTTCAGCCCATACCTCATTTGACATGACGGCCGTAAGTGGTGAACGAGGAACTTCAATACCCAAATCTACATTTCTCTTATGACCTACATCAATAATTTTGCATTTCAATTGATTGGTTTCATCTGTAACCCTGTTACCTGTTAAAAACCGCGCTACCTTTTCAATTGGCTTTTGGGTTGCCGAGAGTCCTATCCTAACCAAATCCTTCTTAGTTAGAGCACCTAATCTTTCAAGCGATAGTGACAGGTGTGACCCACGCTTATTCCCAACCAAGGCATGAATCTCGTCAACAATAGCTGTGTGAACATTTGAAAGCATTTTTCTTCCGTTTTCACTTGTAAGAAGGAGGTAAAGTGACTCTGGTGTGGTGACAAGGATATGTGGCGGACTTTTGATCATTGCCGCTCTTTTAGAAGTGGAAGTATCACCGGTTCGAACCGAAACCCTTACATTCACCTCAGGTAATCCTGATTTTTTCAGCTCCTCACCAATCCCTTTGAGTGGCATTTGAAGGTTACGTTCAATATCATTACTGAGTGCTTTTAGTGGCGAGACATAGACAACCTGCGTTTTTTCCTCCAGTCGCCCTTCGAGACCTTGTTTAATCAAATCATCGATAGTAGCTAAAAACGCGGTAAGGGTTTTACCCGATCCGGTAGGAGCAGAAATTAGCAGATTTTGGCGGCTTTGAATTTCAGGCCACGCCCTAACCTGAATCTCAGTAGGCTCCTCAAATGTATTTTGAAACCAATTTGCAACAGAGGGATGGAATCTTTCTAAATCCATAATCTTTCAAATTGTATAATAGATATTTGAATCTTTTCCAATATTATAAATGAATATTTCTTTTTCCCTTATTATTCTCATAACAATGCCCAAATTTGGTCCAAGCTACCAATAATTCGCTGGTTAAACTGAAGAACGGGACAAACATGCGGGTTGCACATTGTACTAATATTATAAAAAATCCCTTCGCCCTGAGCACAGTCGAAGGGCATAAAATTGGGATGCCCGAATAATTTGCTCACGCCTATAAGGGGATCCAGGTTAGAGTAAACGTTAAGAAAAAAAGCTAATTCGCCCCTTGCCGTTAAAGCAGGCCAAATAATTTTCTGAAATTCTTCAAATAATACAAATATCTAATTCCCCAGGGCTTTCTTCGCTTCCTCAAGATGAGAAACTAATTCATCTATACTAGAGTGAAGTGTATGTAAATCTGATACCGCAGTCGAAGATACTGCAATCTTATCTGCCTCTTGAACATGTTTCAGCGCTTTGCTTCCCTCCGGCCCAGCCGCTTTCAAATCCGGGATAATCCCATTTCCCTGACCGTCACAGGGATTCATGGCCGATGAATCAAAATCCTTTCCTTCAGGTCCCTCAATGCAATTTATAACATGCTTAAGATGAGCCTTTACATTGTCAACTGATGAAGCATCGGATGACGCCTTTCCATGGTATATGGCAGTATCAATCTCCTTCTTAGCTTGCTCCATAGGTGTTGCAGCCATCGTATCCGTTGATGCAAGCACCAAAAGCGAACAAATAATAGGAAAAATCAGTTTAAATCTAGTCATACTAACTTACCTCCGTTAGCTTAGGATTATGGATATTAATTAGCTTACATGATTATAATTAAAAGAGGAGACATAATTTTTTTGATCGCAAATATAGGAATGGATGAAGAATCGACGACCCCGTAGTAAAATTGCTGCACCATCTTTATCTTAAAGATATCGGTTACATAGTTAAATTGCATGACACGGGGCATAATTTTTAACCCTTCAATATCCTACTACCGATTTCAACATAGATCACTATTTAGTCATATTAAGAATAACTATCACTCTCGATTAGAAAAATCTTATTCTACATCATGTTAAAAAGAATGCCCAGAGAATCGGTGGGGAAAATCCTCTGGGCCAGTGGCAAAAGCGGAGGAAGGCAAGTGATCTTAACTATTAGAAACTATAGTATCACCCAAAAATTAATTGAATGTTAGGTAATTGTTAAGTTTGGTTACTTGACTAATCCGTCCTTGTAATTCAAGACAAACAGCATCGAGGGGAATCTGGACAATTAAATCCCCATAATTTCGTCTACTAATAATAGATTACCGTACGCATATGCTATTAAGTTGTCTTGCGGTTTGTTAATATTAAGTAATTTATGGTAGATACGTAATATTTATTGTGTGCATGTGCGAAACAATTTGTTGACTTATTGTCCAGGATGCTTATATTTACGGTTAGTAATGATGTAAATCAATACGGAAAAATTAGAGGTGAAGGGTTCGCTAGACGAAATTAAATCATTAGGAAGCGGCTCGAAAAAAGATAGTTATGAATATGAATAAAATTCAAGATATATACAAAGATAATTTAAAATTTATGAGATTAGTCCTAAACTCCACCTATGATGTGATTGGGAAAGGGCAAGATCTCTGGATTAACTTATTAAAACCGATAAAACGCTCCACAAAGGTTGCGCGAAGGGACATTAAACAAGAACAAATCGAAGGTATTCAATCAAAAGGGGACCGATTTCTTTCTGAATTATATGCTTTGAGTCAAGCTAATCAGAATCAGGGATTCAATATGTATGAAATAGGGGAAGGCATTGGTTTTGACGAATTTGAAACTGAAGAAATAGTAAATAATCTTTCAAGAGCAGAGATGATAAAACGAGATAAATCCTCAGAAGATGTCGTTATAACACCCTATGGAATCATGATAAATAATAGAGATATAACCGTCGGATACGCCCCCGTACATTAATACCCAAAAATACCCGAAGCTAAAATTCAAAATGAATTAAAAACCAATTCCTTTACCTCATCTGTCTCAATCGAAAGATCTATACCTATATTTTCATCCAATCTCCTTATCCATGATACGATCTTACGATATACATCCACCCTTTGAAACTTCAGGTATCTATACTTGCCATCAATAGTCGGGAATATCTCCGCATTAACTGTAGGGCTATCTGGAAAACGCCTTCTTATGACATCAATTAGCAACTTATGGAGTTTAATACTTCCAAGCGAAACGTAATCAATTCCTTTAGGATCAAGTTTAATTAATATCTCTTCGACCATCCCGCGGTAATCTTCTTCCCATCCTTCATATATTATTATAGGGTCTAATCTTACACCGACGTCATAACCCGCATCCTGACACCTTCTTGCCGCATCCAGCCTTTCCCTGAATGAAGGTGTTTTATGCTCTATGGCATTCACAACCCTCGCGGGACTCAGTGTCCAAGAAGGGATCATATTTTTTGGATGATCTTTCAATAATAGAAGGTTCTGGACATTTGTACTCTTGGTTCTAAATTCTATCACTCCATTCGTGTATTTTGAAAAAAGGTCTGAAATTTTCGTGGAAAAATCTGTTAGTGGATCAAAAGCAAGCGCATCACAGACTTCCCCGACGTGGAAATACGGTCGAGGATGGCTTTTTAAGACTTCCTCCATCTTTAAGAGAACGTCATCCCTATTTACAAAAATTACCGGCACTTTGGTTTGGAAATAATATTGTAGGTAACAATATTCACAATCATATTTACAATCTATCTCATGGAAAAGGTAGTACTGGCCACTCTCCATTCTTCCTATGTTCTTAAGGAGATCTCCCTTCTTCTCAGCTAAAGCCAATGAATTTTTATCCTCACAAGCCCGTAAAGGAAAAGGCTTCTCCTCTCCAATACATTTGTAATTATCCACAAGCTCCACGGGCACAGAGGGCAGCCTGGAGATTATCTTTTTTGTAAGAGGATAATCTTTTATGTGCCTCTCAATATATAATTTATTGGGTGTTTCCATTTTTTGCTAAAAAATTTTTGAACTGAATACAACTCTAAATCTTCATAAGAATAACCATCAAATTGAAAGCTTAAGCCATCCGCCAATTAAAGATTTTAATCGAAGATATAAACCCAGGACAGACACTAGGATACCTAATAAACTTAAATCCAAGTAAATTTCCTATCTCCAAAGCAATTCATTGCAATTAGGACCTTCATTTTCTCTGGTTCAGCATATCACTAAAATTAAAAACCAATTGACGGGACACTATTGTGTATTTAAAATTGATTGATCCTAAATTGGTATCTCCAGATAAGATTATGACAAATCCATATTCAAAATCACATCAGATAATAGTCATAGGAGCAGGACACGCAGGTTGTGAAGCCGCTCTCGCTTCCGCCAGAATGGGGTGTAAGACACTTGTACTCACAGCGAATATTGACACAATAGGCCTCATGTCGTGTAACCCTTCTATTGGAGGTGTTGGAAAAGGACATCTTGTAAAGGAGATTGACGCCCTTGGAGGCGAAATGGGAAAGGCGGCCGACGCAACCGCGATTCAATTCAGAAGACTAAATACAAAAAAGGGCCCGGCAGTCCAAGCAACTAGAACTCAAGCAGACAGGCAAGCTTATAAGACGTACATGAGGAATGCCCTAGAATCCGAAAAGAATATAGATATAAAGCAGAGAATGGTGGAAGGATTTCTTGCCAAGGGTGGAAAGGTCTTAGGTGTTAAAACGAATCTCGGTGAGAATTTCTTCGCGGATGCCGTGGTAGTCACTCCCGGAACATTTCCCAACGGACTGATTCACATAGGGCTTACCAAGATACCTGCAGGTCGTGCCGGTGAAGCTCCTGCGCTAGGGATAACCGAATCTTTTGAGAGCCTTGGATTCAAAATGGGCAGGTTAAAGACTGGGACACCCCCTAGATTCGACGGAAGGACCATCAATTGGGAAATTCTAGAGATTCAACCAGGAGATAATTGTCCGGTTCCTTTTTCATCCTCAAGCAATATTATCGAGAGGAAACAGCTCCCGTGCTACATAACCTACACCAACGAAAAAACACATGACGTGATTAGAAAAAACCTCCATAAATCACCTTTGTATTCAGGACAGATTAAGGGAGTCGGTCCTAGATACTGCCCCTCTATAGAGGATAAGGTCGTAAAGTTTGCCGACAAGGACAGACATCAAATATTCCTTGAACCAGAGGGAATAAATACCTATGAAATTTATCCAAACGGTATCTCGACCAGCCTACCGTTGGACGTTCAATACGAAATCGTCCGAACCATTAGAGGTCTCGAAGAAGTAGAAATAATGAGACCCGGTTACGCAGTAGAATATGATTTCTTAGACCCTACACAGCTAAATAATACTCTTGAATCAAAGCACATCTCAAATTTGTTTTTTGCAGGACAAGTAAACGGGACGACTGGTTATGAAGAGGCAGCTTCACAGGGTCTTATGGCTGGTGTAAACGCAGCCCTTCTTGTAAAAGGAGAAGAACCATTAATTATCGATCGATCGGAAGGTTACATCGGAATCTTACTAGACGACCTGGTTACAAAAGGTGTTGACGAGCCATACAGAATGTTTACTTCACGGGCTGAGTATCGTCTAATTCTGAGAGAAGATAACGCAGATTTAAGGCTCAGGGGAAAGGGTCATCGCATTGGTCTAGTTAGGAATGAAGCGTACAATAAATTCGTTGAGAAAAAAGAAAAGATCGAAAATGAACTAGGCAGGTTGGAAAAAACAAAGGTCTTTCCTAACAATCAGGTCAATGATCTGCTTACACAAATTGGATCTTCACCTTTGAAAAAGCCACACACGTTAAAAGAATTACTTAGACGACCGGAAATTACATACAGAGAACTCAGCTTCATAGATCCTCTCTCAAGTTACTTTATAGACAGTGATATAACAGCACAGATATGTATGGAGATTAAATACGAAGGCTACATAAAAAGGCAGTTCGAACAGGTGGAAAAATTCAAGAGGATCGAACATGTTCATATTCCAAAAGACTTTTCCTATGAAACCATCCCGGGGCTTTCAAATGAGATTGTTCAGAAACTCTCGAAAATCCGTCCATCATCTCTCGGGCAAGCAAGCAGGATTTCAGGTATAACACCTGCTGCTATTTCTGTCCTTATGGTTTATTTAAAGCAAAATGAGATTAAGAATTTAGAGGGTTATTCTCCAAGATTTTCTTGATCTTCGTCGTCTGAGGCAGATAATTCTTGTTCAAGCATTTCCATGATATCTTCATAGTCTCCACCCACATAAGTGGAGCTCTCCGGTTCTTCAAGCAGATCTACGAGGTCTTTTATCTTTCTTCCTCCTCTTTTAGACATGCATCTTATCCTCCTTCATGTAATTCTAACACAACCTATAAAATAATTACAAATATAACTTGATAATTCACCGCATCAAGCTGCATGGTATCTGCGTATTCAAAGAAACGCCAGTCGGTCATCTCAATTACACTCAACCCCGCTGTCATTGATGAGACCCTCGTTTCTGTCGCCAGCAAGCCTCCATGAGTCCGCTCGAAGGGACTCGTTGCCTACCAATGCGGATGGTGAAAAAATCTCTAGGGTAGCCCACCAGTCTTGCTGGTGGGAAAATCGAATGTCCGTTAATTGGAGATGTAGTTGCGGAGGACTTTAGTCGTCCATAAAATCAATGGAATGGAAACCTGATTTATGATAGACGCATCTTCAGCATTTTCAAATTTCGGGACAAGAATGTCCCGACTATCCATAATAAATATTGTCATTAATTACGAAAGGCGGGGTTTTCCAACCCCGCATTGAAAAAACATAAAGAATGGAAACCTAACCTGTCCTGAGCGTTGTCGAAGGGAGGTTTCCCCTACATTTGGGGTAAAAGTAGAAGAGTCTACGAGGCCTTCTCTTGTCGAGCTTTTTTTACGTTTAACAATTCCAGCATCTTCCCCACATTAGTTGTTGGAAGTTGACATTCATAGTTTAGACACACGTAGGCAGTTGCTTTTCCATTGAGGCTCGTGTGATTTCTAGCATATTCTGCGAAACGGCTAATATCGGAAGCGTTCTTATCACTCGCGCGAAACAGCACAATCTTATTGGGTAAGAATTGCTTCCTTAGGGCCTCCAACATGACACCGGTGTCATGAGCTTTGGTATCACCTGCAATCACAACTTCGTATGAAGGGCCTATCCCGAAATCCAAAGCAACCAAGAGTTGAGTAAAAGCTGATGGATACTGTTCGATAACTTTTGAAAAAACTTCACCTATTTTTGCGGCCTTTTGCTCTAGGACCGAATCGGCAGTTATCCTTCCTAGTCTGATGAGGTTAAGCATTGCGACAGAATTGCCCGAAGGTATTGCACCATCATTTATTTCCTTCTGACGAACAATAAGTTCTTCAACATCGCTTGAGGTAAAATAAAACCCTCCATTATCTTCATCCCAGAAATTTTCGATCAACTCACGATTCAGCTCTAAGGCTGTTTTAAGATAGTTAACATCAAAGGTAGCCTCGTATAGCTCAGTTAGCCCCCAAACTAAAAATGCATAATCGGTAACGTTTGCCCTTATTCCGGACTCTCCATCTCTGTACCGATGAAGTAATTCGCCACTCTTATCTCGCAGATTTTTAAGTATAAAATCTACCGCACGGCCAGCAGCTACCGAATACTCTGGCTCATTAAATGCCTGTGATCCTTTAGCGAGGGCGGCAATCATCAATCCATTCCAATCAGTTAGTACCTTATCGTCTTTATGAGGATGAACCCTTTTCTCTCTGACCTTAAACAGCTTCTCTCTTGCCACCTGAATTTTCTTATTTAGTTCCTCTCGAGAAATATTGAGAGACAGGGCAATTTCAGCTACAGGCTTTTTTAGATGCAGGATGTTGTCTCCAGTCTTCCTTCCGGTTGCCTCCTCACCGAAATTGCCCTCTTCATCTATATTGAAAACCTTTATGAAGAATTCGGCATCATCTTTACCCAATACTTGTTTAATCTCTCTTTCACTCCAGAGATAAAATTTACCTTCTTCTCCCTCGCTATCAGCATCCTCGGCCGAATAGAAGCCACCACCAGGGTCAGTCATGTCCCTGAGGACATATGTGAAGATTTCACGAGCGGTCTGCTCATAATCCTTTTTGCCGGTTGCTTGATAAGCCTCAATATATGCCATGGCAAGCATCGCCTGATCGTAGAGCATCTTTTCAAAGTGTGGAACAAACCAATTTGGGTCTGTGGAATAACGATGGAATCCAAATCCAACATGATCGTATATACCACCAAGTCGCATCGATTGAAGGGTCTTTTCCACCATGGCTAATGCATTTTCATTACCACTTCGCTTCCAGTAACGAAGCAGGAAAAGATAATTATGCGGAGTTGGAAACTTAGGCGCGGTCCCTATTCCCCCATTACTTGAATCAAAGGTACCCGCAAGCTGATCATATGCTTTTTCCAATGAAGATTCATCAAGTTCTTCACCCTTTAGCTGTCCTGAACTCCCTAACCCCTGCTGAAGAGCAGAGGTTATCTGATTAGCTGACTTCATGACCTCATCTCTCTGTGTAGTCCAGAGCTCTTTTAGGCGCGGGATCAGCTCGAGCATCCCGGCACGGCCAAAGCGTGCTTCCTTTGGGATGTATGTCGCAGCGAAAAAGGGCTTATTGTCTGGTGTCATTATGATGTTTAGGGGCCATCCGCAATTACCTCTCGATATCATCTGACATACCGTCATATAGATGTTATCTATATCAGGTCTTTCTTCCCGATCTACCTTTATTGAAACAAATGTCTCATTCATGAGCCTTGCAACCTCGGGATCCTCAAAGGATTCGTGCTCCATAACATGACACCAATGGCATGTTGAGTACCCAATTGAAAGGAGAATCGGCTTATTCTCTTTTCGAGCTTTTTCAAAGGCCTCGTCACCCCAAGGATACCAATCCACAGGATTATCCGCATGCTGAAGCAAGTATGGACTCTTTTCATTCATGAGCCGATTTGGCTTTCCCATTTTTTTCGATTCCGTCGCGTGAAGTTTTGTTACATTAGTAAATAGTTCTGATGAAAACAATACGATTAAGACTACTAGAATTCCACTTAAAAGGATAAAGGCTAACCTGTTCATTATTTCAATAAGCTCTTAGGTCACCCTTTTGATACATCAGACCTCGGTATTCAGCATATCCAAGCAGAGTCATATCACTGATTGAAATGTTATTCTTAACCAATATTTACTAAAATCTGTTTTCCTAATAAGATAGTTTAATGCCATTTATTATTATTCGCAACATTCTTATTGGTTACTGATAGAATTCCACCTGAAACGAAGTATTTAAATACCCTTTACTAATGACATTAGTTATAATTATCGACTCAAAAAATTTTTAAATCAAAATATGAATGTAATTGGTAAGAAATACTCTGAGATTATATTAGAGGAAAAGGCGCTGCTAGAATCCCTTGTTCCGGAAATTAAGTCGACATCAAACGAAAAGCTTGAAAGGAAATTAAACAGCGCGCGCGACAATCTTGAAAACCTCTTCTCAGTAGTTTTCATAGGTGAGTTCAGCACCGGGAAATCGACAATAATAAACGCGCTGTTGGGAAGAAACATCCTTCCGGAAGGAATCACTCCGACCACCGATAAAATAACCATCATCAAATACGGTGAAACATTTGAGGAATCAAATGATAACGGCAACCATTATATTGCGATCAACGAAGAAAGGCTTAAAGGTTTTTTCATCGTAGACACTCCCGGAACAAACGTCACAATAGAACAGCATGAAAAGATAACCCAGGACTTCATACCAAACGCCGATATAGTTTTTTTTACAATAGGAGCAGAAAGAGCCGTAACCGGAAGCGAAGCAAAGCTCATAAGATTCATAAAAGAAGACTGGCTTAAAAATATAGTATTCCTCCTAAATAAGACTGATATAGTAGATGACGACAGTGAACTAAATGAGCTGATACGGCATACGGAGGGTGAACTGCAGAGAATATTCAAGATTAGACCGTTTCTGATACCCATTTCTGCAAAGTTTGCCAATAATGCAAGGGCCTCATCCGATGAAGAACTTTATAGAAGGAGTGGAATAAAAAAGGTTGAAGACTACATTTTCAAGACTCTAGGAGAACAAGAACGGATCAGGATGAAAATAAAGGGATCTTCCGAATTTGCTATGAGTCTATGTACCGAAACAATAAAAGCGATTGATAACAACATTCAAAAGATATCTACTGACATGGTAAAGATCGGCGAGTTCGAAAATAGATTAACAGGAATGAAGGAAGAGATCTTCTATAACTCAAATCAGTTCACGGAGAGGATTAAGACAAGACTCCTTGAATTTAAAACAAGGGGTATAGAGTTTATCGATGATCTAATCCGATTTGAGAATGTGCTTAAACTATTCAGAAAAGAAAAGATCGCAAAGGAATTTGAGTCCAGAGTCTCACTTCAGACCGTAAAGGAGCTGGAAAAAGACCTTGATGCTTTGGTTAGCTGGACAGAGCGATCCGCGAGGACAATGATGGATACATCACTCGAGTTTTATCGCAATTCCATCCAACCAGAATCAACAAAGGTAAGCACTGGCTTTTCTTACGATAGATCACTGCTCATAGACACTGTCAGGACGGAAATCGATAAAAGACAAAAGCAAATCGACCCGGCGCTGCTGGGTGGCAATCTTGTCGACTCCGCAAGAACTGCTATTGCATCGGTTTTGGGAGTTCAAGTAGGATCCCTTGCAATCGGTGCGGCAGTTATCTCAGCATTCTCGTCTATAATTGTCGATATAACAGGGATAATAGCAACGATTGCCGTAGTTGCTACGGCTTTTGCTATACTTCCCAGAAAAAGAAGGAATGCGATGAAGGAGTTTAGCGCTAAAGTAGACACCTTGATTAAGGAATTAAGCTCAAGCATAAGCTCACAGCTTGAGAGAGACCTTGATAGCATAAAAATGCAGATCCTGGATTCTCTGATTCCCCTAAAGAACTTTTATAAAATACAGGAAACAAAACTTCTTCAGTCTAAAAACCGTGTTGAAGAAATAGGTGAAAAGTTCACTAAGATCAATAGG belongs to Thermodesulfobacteriota bacterium and includes:
- a CDS encoding dynamin family protein — translated: MNVIGKKYSEIILEEKALLESLVPEIKSTSNEKLERKLNSARDNLENLFSVVFIGEFSTGKSTIINALLGRNILPEGITPTTDKITIIKYGETFEESNDNGNHYIAINEERLKGFFIVDTPGTNVTIEQHEKITQDFIPNADIVFFTIGAERAVTGSEAKLIRFIKEDWLKNIVFLLNKTDIVDDDSELNELIRHTEGELQRIFKIRPFLIPISAKFANNARASSDEELYRRSGIKKVEDYIFKTLGEQERIRMKIKGSSEFAMSLCTETIKAIDNNIQKISTDMVKIGEFENRLTGMKEEIFYNSNQFTERIKTRLLEFKTRGIEFIDDLIRFENVLKLFRKEKIAKEFESRVSLQTVKELEKDLDALVSWTERSARTMMDTSLEFYRNSIQPESTKVSTGFSYDRSLLIDTVRTEIDKRQKQIDPALLGGNLVDSARTAIASVLGVQVGSLAIGAAVISAFSSIIVDITGIIATIAVVATAFAILPRKRRNAMKEFSAKVDTLIKELSSSISSQLERDLDSIKMQILDSLIPLKNFYKIQETKLLQSKNRVEEIGEKFTKINRSVS